The following coding sequences are from one Shewanella violacea DSS12 window:
- a CDS encoding glycosyltransferase, with protein sequence MKKAIFTLAIGDNPMYRAAIESFRIYADKVGADLIVSEELHYQVDIKNPKYDANPAWSEKLYIGELLKKYDRVLYLDADFIITPEAENVFDTLDDLNSIYMFNEGRYRDRTPVIKEACDLLGDVPNWDSVSNLPVYFNMGMLLISKECPLFEHLSVEKLQSVCNKIKFYEQTLTNYMIQKHKISYKCVESKFNRMDLLGLDNYRQADFIHYAGRGFRDKCPLREVRYIADYCEMFHDQVSESQRKQLKKDAWNLYIAKLQRKTKLPYSLLNTVVTPLIGKKWL encoded by the coding sequence ATGAAAAAAGCGATATTTACGCTCGCGATTGGCGACAATCCTATGTATAGAGCAGCAATTGAAAGCTTCCGGATCTATGCAGACAAAGTCGGTGCTGATCTTATTGTTTCAGAGGAGCTTCACTACCAAGTAGATATAAAAAATCCTAAATACGATGCCAACCCAGCTTGGAGTGAAAAGTTATACATAGGTGAACTACTAAAGAAGTATGATCGCGTTCTCTATCTAGATGCAGACTTTATTATCACTCCAGAAGCAGAAAATGTTTTTGATACACTAGATGACCTTAATTCTATATACATGTTCAATGAGGGTCGATATCGTGATAGAACTCCAGTAATAAAAGAAGCCTGCGACCTGCTTGGCGATGTACCTAATTGGGACTCAGTGTCCAATCTACCCGTTTATTTCAACATGGGAATGTTGTTAATCTCTAAGGAGTGCCCACTTTTCGAACACCTGTCAGTCGAAAAACTCCAATCTGTATGTAATAAGATCAAATTTTACGAACAGACACTAACTAACTACATGATCCAAAAACATAAAATAAGTTATAAATGTGTAGAATCTAAATTTAATCGTATGGATCTTTTAGGGTTAGATAATTACCGTCAGGCCGACTTTATCCATTATGCAGGCCGAGGATTCCGAGATAAATGCCCACTACGAGAAGTTAGATATATTGCTGATTATTGTGAAATGTTTCATGATCAAGTGTCAGAAAGCCAGAGAAAACAGCTGAAAAAAGATGCTTGGAACCTATACATAGCTAAGCTTCAGAGAAAAACAAAACTACCTTATAGTTTACTTAACACCGTTGTTACCCCTCTTATTGGCAAAAAATGGTTATAG